In one window of Micromonospora cathayae DNA:
- a CDS encoding ABC transporter ATP-binding protein gives MPTVPDLAALQRRAADAAAARAGGTDRLRGHIVCDGLVRIFSTDGVEVVALQGLDLVVDRGELLAIVGASGSGKSTVLNILSGLDVPTAGIARVAGYDLLTMSAKRRLAYRRHTVGFVWQQTARNLLPYLSAAENVELPMRLAGRRGRAARRRAAELLDLVGVGHCADRRPARMSGGEQQRCAVAVAVANDPEVLFADEPTGELDETTAGEVFGALRTINAELGVTVVVVTHDPAVAGQVRRTVAIRDGRTASEVRRSARVGVDGVEEVVTEEYAVLDRTGRMQLPAAFVDALALRDRVRLTLETDHVRVRPGTEENR, from the coding sequence GTGCCCACCGTCCCGGACCTGGCCGCGTTGCAGCGCCGCGCCGCCGACGCGGCCGCCGCCCGCGCCGGCGGCACCGACCGGCTCCGCGGACACATCGTCTGCGACGGCCTGGTGCGGATCTTCTCCACCGACGGGGTGGAGGTCGTCGCCCTGCAAGGGCTCGACCTGGTCGTCGACCGGGGTGAGCTGCTGGCGATCGTCGGCGCGTCCGGCTCCGGGAAGTCCACCGTGTTGAACATCCTGTCCGGGCTGGACGTGCCCACCGCCGGCATCGCCCGGGTCGCCGGCTACGACCTGCTGACCATGTCGGCGAAACGCCGGCTGGCGTACCGGCGGCACACCGTCGGGTTCGTGTGGCAGCAGACCGCCCGGAACCTGCTGCCGTACCTGAGCGCCGCCGAGAACGTCGAGCTGCCGATGCGGCTGGCCGGCCGGCGGGGCCGGGCCGCCCGACGGCGGGCCGCCGAACTGCTGGACCTGGTCGGGGTGGGGCACTGCGCCGACCGTCGGCCGGCCCGGATGAGCGGCGGCGAACAGCAACGCTGCGCGGTCGCGGTCGCGGTCGCCAACGACCCGGAGGTGCTGTTCGCCGACGAACCGACCGGGGAACTCGACGAGACCACCGCCGGGGAGGTGTTCGGGGCGCTGCGCACCATCAACGCCGAACTGGGCGTCACCGTGGTGGTGGTCACCCACGACCCGGCGGTGGCCGGTCAGGTCCGCCGGACCGTGGCCATCCGCGACGGCCGTACCGCCAGCGAGGTACGCCGCTCGGCGCGTGTCGGCGTCGACGGCGTCGAGGAGGTGGTCACCGAGGAGTACGCGGTCCTCGACCGCACCGGCCGCATGCAGCTGCCCGCCGCGTTCGTCGACGCGCTCGCCCTGCGTGACCGGGTCCGGCTCACCCTGGAAACCGACCACGTGCGGGTCCGCCCCGGCACCGAGGAGAACCGATGA
- a CDS encoding FtsX-like permease family protein: MRPHGSAGPWRRLRATAGPATLLAALGLVAAALVTAAPRLANDHADRSLRAAVTPLPYQARDLTIAARTAPTAPDTLDRFAADLPAPLPDLVDQRWQAVAIDADRAVAVGDVGPLGGGGRVQLGLRAQTGVPQAARLTAGRWPASSPGRPTQVAVSEAVAAALDLRPGVRLGIRGDAAPADLVVSGVFTPADATAPVWQAMPQALEPLLPVNDGDPFVAVAVTDPAGVTAVAAGTGLTAQHTWRYRFDTDRIDASSTEAVTAALGAARRHPWLPDATVQTSLDTTLVRFAAQLTSVGNLLAMVQAGLLASLLGLVLLAARIAVQSRHAELTLLRSRGASLPAVARRTLTEAALLQPAAVLAGALAGLAAPGRPGGTWWALPVIAAVTTAVVPVLAVTGQHRATVVTGRHDLVRRRPSARRLTAEVTVLAVAVLGVVLLRRRGVGDGATVDAYLAAVPALAAVAVALLALRALPGPLRLLDAAATRARGALFFLGVARAGRGAPVTTGPLAVLVVAVATGVFSAVVTDTVGRARDTATDLSVPADAWLTGYAFTPATGGRLAAVPGVDAVAPVRVESSRSVLTGTDPQAQVLTTARILVVDGPAFARVVADSGVDVDVPAVLTAATRGDGPVPAVVSPQVAAAVDGTAAADVQNRLYGFTVAAVTDTFPGVDLGTDRFVVLPWQALPEPVDTPIIPNRYLLAGDDPDRAALLAVADDGQRQWQAAVLGTDVTVPELPAEVLTRHAHRRALDRSGANDVLTLTFTVGAVGGGALALLAVGFAVLADARARARVLSRLRTLGFSAAQGRRLLVYELVPLVGVAAVAGATVGVVLPWLLGPALGLSAFTPGVTAGWHLDPLVVGAVLALVAAGLTAGLAVEMLVNRRMRLGEVLRLGEENP; the protein is encoded by the coding sequence ATGAGACCACACGGCAGCGCCGGGCCCTGGCGTCGGCTGCGCGCCACCGCCGGCCCGGCCACCCTGCTGGCCGCCCTCGGGCTGGTCGCGGCCGCTCTGGTCACCGCCGCGCCCCGACTCGCCAACGACCACGCCGACCGGAGCCTGCGCGCCGCGGTCACCCCGCTGCCGTACCAGGCGCGGGACCTGACCATCGCCGCCCGCACCGCGCCCACCGCACCCGACACCCTGGACCGGTTCGCCGCCGACCTGCCCGCGCCGCTGCCCGACCTGGTCGACCAGCGGTGGCAGGCCGTCGCCATCGACGCCGACCGGGCCGTCGCCGTCGGCGACGTCGGCCCGCTCGGCGGCGGCGGACGGGTCCAGCTCGGCCTGCGCGCCCAGACCGGGGTACCGCAGGCGGCCCGACTGACCGCCGGCCGGTGGCCGGCCAGCAGCCCCGGCCGACCCACCCAGGTCGCCGTGTCCGAAGCGGTGGCCGCCGCACTGGACCTGCGTCCCGGCGTCCGGCTCGGGATACGCGGCGACGCCGCCCCCGCCGACCTGGTGGTGTCCGGGGTGTTCACGCCCGCCGACGCCACCGCACCGGTGTGGCAGGCCATGCCGCAGGCGCTGGAACCCCTGCTGCCCGTCAACGACGGCGACCCGTTCGTCGCGGTCGCCGTCACCGACCCCGCCGGTGTCACCGCCGTCGCCGCCGGCACCGGCCTGACCGCCCAGCACACCTGGCGGTACCGGTTCGACACCGACCGCATCGACGCGTCGTCGACCGAAGCGGTCACGGCGGCGCTCGGCGCGGCCCGCCGCCACCCGTGGCTGCCCGACGCCACCGTGCAGACCTCCCTGGACACCACCCTGGTGCGGTTCGCCGCCCAGCTCACCTCGGTGGGTAATTTGCTGGCCATGGTGCAGGCCGGACTGCTGGCCAGCCTGCTCGGCCTGGTCCTGCTGGCCGCCCGGATCGCCGTGCAGAGCCGGCACGCCGAACTGACGCTGCTGCGATCGAGGGGAGCGTCCCTGCCGGCCGTCGCCCGACGCACCCTGACCGAGGCGGCGCTGCTGCAACCCGCCGCCGTCCTCGCCGGCGCACTGGCCGGACTCGCCGCTCCGGGCCGCCCCGGCGGCACCTGGTGGGCGCTGCCGGTGATCGCGGCGGTCACCACCGCCGTGGTGCCGGTGCTCGCGGTCACCGGACAACACCGGGCCACCGTCGTCACCGGCCGGCACGACCTGGTACGCCGCCGCCCGTCGGCCCGACGACTCACCGCCGAGGTGACCGTCCTGGCGGTCGCCGTACTGGGGGTGGTGCTGCTGCGCCGACGCGGCGTCGGTGACGGCGCCACCGTCGACGCGTACCTGGCCGCGGTGCCGGCGCTGGCCGCCGTCGCGGTGGCGTTGCTGGCGCTGCGGGCCCTGCCCGGGCCGCTGCGGCTGCTCGACGCCGCCGCCACCCGGGCCCGGGGCGCGCTGTTCTTCCTCGGGGTGGCCCGCGCCGGACGCGGCGCGCCGGTCACCACCGGCCCCCTCGCGGTGCTGGTCGTCGCGGTCGCCACCGGCGTGTTCAGCGCCGTCGTCACCGACACCGTCGGTCGGGCCCGGGACACCGCCACCGACCTGAGCGTCCCCGCCGACGCGTGGCTCACCGGGTACGCGTTCACGCCCGCCACCGGTGGCCGGCTCGCCGCCGTGCCCGGCGTCGACGCGGTCGCCCCGGTACGGGTGGAGTCCAGCCGGTCGGTGCTCACCGGCACCGACCCGCAGGCGCAGGTCCTCACCACCGCCCGGATCCTGGTCGTCGACGGGCCCGCGTTCGCGCGGGTGGTCGCCGACAGCGGCGTCGACGTCGACGTGCCCGCCGTGCTCACCGCCGCCACCCGCGGCGACGGGCCGGTACCGGCGGTGGTGTCCCCGCAGGTCGCCGCCGCCGTCGACGGCACCGCCGCCGCCGACGTGCAGAACCGGCTGTACGGGTTCACCGTGGCCGCGGTGACCGACACGTTCCCCGGCGTGGACCTGGGCACCGACCGGTTCGTGGTGCTGCCCTGGCAGGCGCTGCCCGAACCCGTCGACACCCCGATCATCCCCAACCGGTACCTGCTCGCCGGTGACGACCCCGACCGGGCGGCGCTGCTGGCCGTCGCCGACGACGGGCAGCGGCAGTGGCAGGCGGCGGTGCTCGGCACCGACGTGACCGTGCCGGAACTGCCGGCCGAGGTGCTCACCCGGCACGCCCACCGGCGGGCCCTGGACCGCAGCGGCGCCAACGACGTACTGACCCTCACGTTCACCGTCGGCGCGGTCGGTGGCGGCGCGTTGGCGCTGCTCGCGGTCGGGTTCGCGGTCCTCGCCGACGCCCGCGCCCGGGCCCGGGTGCTGTCCCGGCTGCGGACCCTGGGGTTCTCCGCCGCCCAGGGCCGGCGGCTGCTGGTGTACGAGCTGGTGCCGCTGGTCGGGGTGGCCGCGGTGGCCGGCGCCACCGTCGGGGTGGTGCTGCCGTGGCTGCTCGGCCCGGCGCTGGGGCTGTCCGCGTTCACGCCCGGGGTGACCGCCGGCTGGCACCTGGACCCCCTCGTGGTGGGTGCGGTACTCGCGCTGGTCGCCGCCGGCCTGACCGCCGGACTGGCCGTGGAGATGCTGGTGAACCGACGGATGCGCCTCGGTGAGGTGCTCCGGCTGGGAGAGGAGAACCCGTGA